The Xanthomonas fragariae genome has a segment encoding these proteins:
- a CDS encoding IS30 family transposase, translating to MSKSYLHLSAEERAVLQIETRRGQSLRSISRLLCRSPSTLSRELVRQGATSYCAADAARRYKARRQRSVRRRRLTPGTDLFQLVRDHLVLWRWSPQQIAAKLLIMHPDDSAQRVSHETIYATIYAHPRGGLKKELVEALRQGKPTRGLRRTTAAKRTWVPEELRIVHRPEDVRQRLIPGHWEGDLIKGAFNRSCVGTLVERKTRFVVLCRMDGCTAADALEGFTRQMKRLPASMRTSLTYDRGTELTCYAELMQGLNINVWFADPHAPWQRGSNENTNGLLRQFLPKGADLSTVSQEYLNHIALLMNTRPRETLGWKTPSEAMEHELATFKSRVALES from the coding sequence ATGTCAAAAAGCTATCTCCATCTGAGTGCAGAAGAGCGCGCGGTGCTGCAAATCGAAACACGGCGTGGTCAAAGCTTGCGCTCGATCTCCAGACTTCTGTGCAGAAGCCCATCGACATTGAGCAGGGAGCTGGTCAGGCAGGGCGCCACGAGCTACTGTGCGGCAGATGCGGCCAGGCGTTACAAAGCGCGGCGTCAGCGCAGTGTTCGGCGGCGTAGGCTGACCCCGGGGACGGATTTGTTCCAGCTGGTGCGTGATCATCTTGTGCTGTGGCGCTGGTCGCCCCAGCAGATTGCTGCCAAGCTCTTGATCATGCATCCGGATGATTCTGCCCAGCGCGTCAGCCACGAAACCATCTACGCAACGATCTATGCGCACCCGCGCGGTGGCCTGAAAAAGGAGCTGGTGGAGGCTTTACGCCAGGGCAAGCCTACTCGGGGATTGCGGCGTACGACCGCTGCCAAACGCACCTGGGTGCCGGAGGAACTACGCATCGTGCACCGGCCCGAAGACGTGCGACAGCGCCTGATTCCAGGTCATTGGGAAGGCGATCTGATCAAGGGCGCGTTCAATCGTTCCTGCGTTGGCACGTTGGTGGAGCGCAAGACGCGCTTTGTGGTGCTGTGCCGAATGGACGGCTGCACGGCTGCCGATGCGCTGGAAGGGTTTACCCGCCAGATGAAAAGGCTTCCCGCTTCGATGCGAACGAGCTTGACCTATGATCGCGGGACCGAACTGACGTGTTATGCCGAGCTGATGCAGGGACTGAACATCAATGTGTGGTTTGCCGATCCACACGCGCCTTGGCAGCGCGGAAGCAACGAAAACACCAATGGCCTACTTCGCCAGTTCTTGCCCAAGGGTGCGGATCTGTCCACCGTCAGTCAGGAGTACCTCAATCACATCGCATTACTGATGAACACCCGTCCACGCGAGACGTTGGGATGGAAAACGCCGAGCGAGGCGATGGAGCATGAACTGGCAACTTTCAAATCACGTGTTGCACTTGAATCTTGA
- a CDS encoding PhzF family phenazine biosynthesis protein: MTTRRFLQLDVFSARPGSGNPLAVVLDAADLDDTAMQSIARWTKLPETTFVFPALDVQSSYRLRMFSPQKEVPFAGHPSVGTAHAVLDAGLAAPNEGVLIQHGIAGQLPLRVEQIDGHRSIAIRTPRARVAEQVDADDPRLSDALHGWPLGSLPPALMDGGRTWWVVELASETALRSLQPNWEAVAALAESTGSMGVFAYARAAAPGVYDLAVRAFVGNGRRFEDAASGAANAVLAAWLDSRHALPGKERRYVVSQGREIGFDALLELCIDANGDVWSGGQVQTVIRGTLDWA; encoded by the coding sequence ATGACCACCCGCCGCTTCCTGCAACTGGATGTGTTCTCCGCCCGCCCCGGCAGCGGCAATCCGCTGGCGGTGGTGCTGGACGCCGCCGATCTGGACGATACGGCGATGCAGTCCATTGCACGTTGGACCAAGCTGCCGGAAACCACCTTCGTGTTTCCGGCGCTAGATGTGCAAAGTAGTTATCGGCTACGGATGTTTTCGCCGCAAAAAGAAGTGCCATTCGCTGGCCACCCGAGCGTGGGCACGGCACATGCGGTACTCGACGCCGGGCTGGCCGCGCCGAACGAGGGCGTGCTGATACAGCACGGCATCGCCGGCCAGTTGCCGCTGCGCGTGGAGCAGATCGATGGCCACCGCAGCATCGCCATCCGCACGCCGCGCGCGCGCGTGGCCGAGCAAGTGGACGCCGACGACCCGCGCCTGAGCGATGCGTTGCACGGCTGGCCGCTCGGCAGCCTGCCACCCGCACTGATGGACGGCGGCCGCACCTGGTGGGTGGTGGAACTGGCCAGCGAAACGGCACTGCGCAGCCTGCAGCCGAATTGGGAAGCGGTCGCTGCGCTGGCCGAATCCACCGGCAGCATGGGCGTGTTCGCCTATGCACGCGCCGCAGCGCCGGGTGTCTACGATCTGGCGGTGCGCGCTTTTGTCGGCAATGGTCGGCGCTTCGAAGATGCCGCCTCCGGCGCGGCCAATGCGGTGCTCGCCGCATGGCTGGACAGCCGTCACGCATTGCCTGGCAAGGAGCGACGCTACGTGGTCAGTCAGGGCCGCGAAATCGGTTTCGACGCGTTGCTGGAACTGTGTATCGATGCCAACGGCGACGTGTGGTCGGGCGGCCAGGTGCAGACGGTGATTCGCGGGACGCTGGATTGGGCGTAA
- a CDS encoding polyprenyl synthetase family protein yields the protein MTIAEDIPTVPGLPQIQSLAAPDMAAVDALIRRRLASDVVLISQIADHIISAGGKRLRPMLVMLAGRAAGGSGPEHHQLAAIIEFIHTSTLLHDDVVDESDLRRGRSTANALWGNAPSVLVGDFLYSRSFQLMVELDRMEVMQLLADTTNRIAEGEVLQLLHVHNPDTDEAAYLRVIERKTAVLFAAGTRLGALASGADADMQQRLYDYGMQLGFAFQIADDVLDYAAKASDLGKNLGDDLAEGKATLPLIHAMAHSDATTRQRLRQIVEQGDAGAMPEVLAAIHATGGLDYSRQRAAEYAAAAEQALDTLPASPAVAALRGLARYAVERTH from the coding sequence ATGACCATCGCCGAAGACATCCCCACCGTCCCGGGCCTGCCCCAGATCCAGTCGCTCGCCGCGCCCGACATGGCCGCGGTCGACGCGCTGATCCGCCGCCGCCTGGCCTCGGACGTCGTGCTGATCAGCCAGATTGCCGATCACATCATCTCCGCCGGTGGCAAACGCCTGCGTCCGATGCTGGTCATGCTGGCCGGTCGCGCCGCTGGCGGCTCCGGCCCGGAGCACCATCAGCTGGCGGCGATCATCGAGTTCATCCACACCTCCACGCTACTGCACGACGACGTGGTGGACGAGTCGGACCTGCGCCGCGGGCGCAGCACCGCCAATGCGCTATGGGGCAATGCGCCCAGCGTGCTGGTCGGCGACTTTCTTTACTCGCGCAGCTTCCAGTTGATGGTCGAGCTCGATCGCATGGAAGTCATGCAGCTCCTGGCAGACACCACCAACCGCATCGCCGAGGGCGAGGTGCTGCAGCTGTTGCACGTGCACAACCCCGACACCGATGAAGCCGCCTATCTGCGCGTGATCGAGCGCAAGACTGCGGTGCTGTTCGCTGCCGGCACACGCCTGGGCGCGCTGGCCTCGGGCGCGGATGCCGATATGCAGCAGCGTCTGTACGATTACGGAATGCAGTTGGGCTTCGCCTTCCAGATTGCCGACGACGTGCTCGACTACGCCGCCAAGGCATCCGACCTGGGCAAGAACCTGGGCGACGATCTGGCCGAAGGCAAGGCCACGCTGCCGCTGATCCACGCCATGGCACACTCGGATGCGACCACGCGCCAGCGCCTTCGGCAGATCGTCGAACAAGGCGATGCAGGCGCAATGCCCGAGGTGTTGGCGGCGATCCACGCTACTGGCGGATTGGATTACAGCCGTCAACGTGCTGCCGAATATGCCGCCGCCGCCGAACAGGCGTTGGACACATTGCCGGCCAGCCCCGCGGTTGCCGCGCTGCGCGGTTTGGCGCGTTATGCAGTGGAACGGACGCATTGA
- a CDS encoding dienelactone hydrolase family protein has product MHKQFTWRGAGLVGLLASLAFPAAAAMQTKPLEWKIGKDTFSGVLVYDDAGDGKRPGLVMVPNWRGVNDSAVTKAKQLAGDDYVVLLADVYGKGVRPKDDAEAGVQAKKLRDDRATLQARALKAVDVLKVQSGKAPLDATRIGAVGFCFGGTTVLELVRAGAQLAGVVSLHGGIATTSPAAAGSAKTPLLVLNGADDKSVTKADIAAFETEMDAAGADWQFVNFSGAVHCFAEADANSPPGCLYNPRAAKRAYRMLGDFFDERFGD; this is encoded by the coding sequence ATGCACAAGCAATTCACATGGCGTGGCGCTGGATTGGTTGGTCTTTTGGCGTCGTTGGCATTTCCTGCGGCGGCGGCGATGCAGACCAAACCGCTGGAATGGAAAATCGGCAAAGACACCTTCAGCGGCGTGCTGGTGTACGACGATGCCGGCGATGGCAAGCGTCCGGGCCTGGTGATGGTGCCCAACTGGCGCGGCGTCAACGACTCGGCGGTGACCAAGGCCAAGCAACTTGCTGGCGACGACTATGTGGTGCTGTTGGCCGACGTGTATGGCAAGGGCGTCCGGCCTAAGGACGATGCCGAGGCCGGGGTGCAGGCCAAGAAGCTGCGTGACGACCGTGCCACGTTGCAGGCGCGTGCGCTCAAGGCGGTGGATGTGCTCAAGGTGCAGTCCGGCAAGGCGCCGTTGGACGCAACACGCATCGGTGCGGTGGGCTTCTGCTTCGGCGGCACCACGGTGCTGGAACTGGTACGCGCGGGCGCGCAGCTGGCCGGTGTGGTCAGTTTGCACGGTGGCATCGCGACAACCAGTCCGGCGGCCGCCGGCTCGGCCAAGACGCCGCTGCTGGTGCTCAACGGTGCCGACGACAAGAGTGTGACCAAGGCGGACATCGCCGCATTCGAAACCGAGATGGATGCAGCTGGTGCAGATTGGCAGTTCGTCAACTTCAGCGGCGCGGTGCATTGCTTCGCCGAGGCCGATGCCAACAGCCCGCCGGGCTGCCTGTACAACCCACGCGCGGCGAAACGTGCGTACCGCATGCTGGGCGATTTCTTCGACGAACGTTTCGGCGATTGA
- a CDS encoding bifunctional aspartate kinase/diaminopimelate decarboxylase — MSAPHSTDRWIVLKFGGTSVSRRHRWETIGKLASKRANETGGRVLVVVSALSGVTNELTAIADGAADSAQRVASLEQRHRAFLAELELDADAVLGERLAALHALLGDARATTRTLDWQAEVMGQGELLSSAIGAAYLHANGLDMGWLDARQWLSALPPQPNQSEWSKRLSVSCQWQSDADWRTRFDAQPTRLLITQGFISRHADGGTAILGRGGSDTSAAYFGALLGASRVEIWTDVPGMFSANPKEVPDARLLTRLDYYEAQEIATTGAKVLHPRSIKPCRDSGVPMAILDTERPDLPGTSIDGNAEPVLGVKAISRRNGIVLVSMEGIGMWQQVGFLADVFALFKKHGLSVDLIGSAETNVTVSLDPSENLVDTDVLAALSADLSQICKVKIIVPCAAVTLVGRGMRSLLHKLSNVWATFGQERVHMISQSSNDLNLTFVIDESDADGLLPILHAELIDSGAMPVSEGEVFGPRWRQIIGSVRPRPTPWWHAEREHLLSLSRAGTPRYVYHLPTVRARAHALAQIAAVDQRYYAIKANAHPAILMALEQAGFGLECVSHGELRRVFQTLPELSPRRVLFTPSFAPIAEYEAAFALGVTVTVDNLEALRRWPEVFRGRNVWLRIDLGHGDGHHEKVNTGGKASKFGLSSTRVNEFVEFARTLEVTITGVHAHLGSGVETGEHWRMMYDELAGFARRIGTVETIDIGGGLPIPYSADDEPFDLDVWAKGLAEVKAVHPGYRLAIEPGRYLVAEAGVLLAQLTQVIEKDGVQRVGLDAGMNTLVRPALYDAWHDIENLSRLDAPADGAFDIVGPICESSDVFGTRRRLPADTAPGDVMLIADTGAYGYSMVSTYNQRALPREEVIDAPAS, encoded by the coding sequence ATGTCAGCTCCTCACTCTACCGATCGTTGGATCGTCCTCAAGTTCGGCGGCACCTCGGTGTCGCGTCGTCATCGCTGGGAGACGATTGGAAAATTGGCGAGCAAACGGGCCAACGAGACCGGCGGGCGCGTGCTGGTAGTGGTGTCTGCGCTGTCGGGCGTGACCAACGAACTCACCGCGATCGCCGATGGCGCTGCCGACAGCGCGCAGCGCGTTGCGTCGCTGGAACAACGCCATCGCGCGTTCCTGGCGGAGCTGGAACTGGATGCCGATGCCGTGCTTGGTGAGCGACTTGCCGCATTGCATGCATTGTTGGGCGATGCGCGCGCGACAACGCGCACGCTGGATTGGCAGGCCGAAGTAATGGGGCAGGGCGAGCTGTTGTCCTCGGCCATCGGTGCGGCTTATCTGCACGCCAATGGTCTGGATATGGGCTGGCTGGACGCGCGCCAGTGGCTGTCTGCGTTGCCGCCTCAGCCCAATCAGAGCGAATGGTCCAAGCGGTTGTCGGTGTCCTGCCAGTGGCAGTCCGACGCCGACTGGCGCACGCGCTTCGATGCGCAGCCCACGCGGCTGCTGATCACGCAAGGTTTCATTTCGCGGCATGCCGATGGTGGCACCGCAATTCTGGGGCGTGGCGGTTCGGACACCTCGGCGGCGTATTTCGGTGCGCTGCTTGGCGCCAGTCGTGTGGAAATCTGGACCGACGTGCCCGGCATGTTCAGCGCCAATCCCAAAGAAGTGCCGGACGCGCGCTTGCTGACCCGTCTGGATTATTACGAAGCACAGGAGATTGCCACCACCGGCGCCAAGGTGTTGCATCCGCGCTCGATCAAACCATGCCGCGATTCCGGCGTGCCGATGGCGATTCTGGACACCGAGCGCCCCGACTTGCCGGGCACCAGCATCGACGGCAATGCCGAGCCGGTGTTGGGCGTCAAGGCGATCAGCCGCCGCAACGGCATCGTGCTGGTGTCGATGGAAGGTATCGGCATGTGGCAGCAGGTCGGCTTTCTTGCCGATGTGTTCGCCCTGTTCAAGAAGCACGGCTTGTCGGTGGACCTGATCGGTTCGGCCGAGACCAATGTCACCGTGTCGCTGGATCCGTCCGAGAATCTGGTCGACACCGATGTGCTGGCGGCGTTGTCGGCCGATCTGTCGCAGATCTGCAAGGTCAAGATCATCGTTCCCTGCGCGGCAGTCACGCTGGTCGGGCGCGGTATGCGCTCGCTGCTGCACAAGCTCTCCAATGTGTGGGCCACGTTCGGGCAGGAACGCGTGCACATGATTTCGCAGTCGTCCAACGACTTGAATCTGACCTTCGTCATCGACGAATCCGATGCCGATGGTTTGCTGCCGATTCTCCACGCCGAACTGATCGACAGCGGTGCGATGCCGGTCAGCGAAGGCGAGGTGTTCGGCCCGCGCTGGCGGCAGATCATCGGCTCGGTGCGCCCGCGGCCCACGCCGTGGTGGCATGCCGAGCGGGAGCATCTGCTGTCGCTATCCCGGGCCGGTACGCCGCGCTACGTGTATCACCTGCCAACCGTGCGTGCGCGTGCGCATGCCTTGGCCCAGATTGCTGCGGTGGATCAGCGTTATTACGCGATCAAGGCCAATGCGCATCCGGCCATATTGATGGCGCTGGAACAGGCAGGTTTCGGCCTGGAATGCGTCTCGCACGGCGAGTTGCGGCGCGTGTTCCAGACGCTGCCCGAGCTGTCGCCGCGGCGTGTGCTGTTCACGCCGAGCTTTGCGCCCATAGCCGAATACGAAGCTGCATTTGCGCTGGGCGTGACCGTCACTGTGGACAACCTCGAAGCGCTGCGTCGCTGGCCGGAGGTGTTCCGCGGCCGTAATGTGTGGCTGCGCATCGATCTTGGTCACGGCGATGGGCACCACGAGAAGGTCAATACCGGCGGCAAGGCGTCCAAGTTCGGGTTGTCGTCCACGCGGGTGAATGAGTTCGTCGAGTTCGCGCGCACCCTCGAAGTCACCATCACCGGTGTGCACGCGCACCTGGGCAGTGGCGTGGAGACCGGCGAGCACTGGCGGATGATGTACGACGAGCTGGCCGGTTTTGCGCGTCGTATCGGCACGGTGGAGACCATCGACATCGGTGGCGGCTTGCCGATTCCGTATAGCGCCGACGACGAGCCGTTCGATCTGGATGTCTGGGCCAAGGGCCTGGCCGAGGTCAAGGCTGTGCATCCGGGATACCGTCTGGCGATCGAGCCGGGCCGCTATCTGGTGGCCGAGGCCGGCGTGTTGCTGGCGCAGCTCACCCAGGTGATCGAAAAGGATGGCGTGCAGCGTGTCGGTCTGGATGCCGGCATGAACACCTTGGTCCGCCCGGCGCTGTACGACGCCTGGCACGACATCGAAAACCTCAGCCGGCTCGACGCGCCCGCCGATGGTGCGTTCGATATCGTCGGACCGATCTGCGAGTCGTCGGATGTGTTCGGCACGCGCCGTCGGTTGCCTGCCGACACCGCGCCGGGCGATGTCATGCTGATCGCCGACACCGGCGCCTATGGCTATTCGATGGTCAGCACTTATAACCAGCGCGCATTGCCGCGCGAAGAGGTGATCGATGCGCCCGCAAGTTGA
- a CDS encoding single-stranded DNA-binding protein, translating to MARGINKVILVGNLGNDPDTKYTQAGMAITRVSLATSSMRKDREGNNQERTEWHRVVFFGKLGEIAGEYLRKGSQVYVEGELRYDKYTGQDGVEKYSTDIVANEMQMLGGRGEGGGMGGDRPQRSQAPRQQQGGGGGGQGGGGQDYAPRRQQPAQQQSAPPMDDFADDDIPF from the coding sequence ATGGCCCGCGGCATCAACAAAGTCATCCTCGTCGGCAACCTCGGCAACGATCCCGACACCAAGTACACCCAGGCCGGCATGGCGATCACCCGCGTCAGTCTCGCCACCAGCAGCATGCGCAAAGACCGCGAGGGCAACAACCAAGAGCGCACCGAGTGGCACCGCGTGGTGTTCTTCGGAAAGCTGGGCGAGATCGCCGGTGAGTACCTGCGCAAGGGTTCGCAGGTGTATGTCGAAGGCGAGCTGCGCTACGACAAGTACACCGGCCAGGATGGTGTGGAAAAGTACAGCACCGACATCGTCGCCAACGAGATGCAGATGCTCGGCGGCCGTGGTGAAGGCGGCGGCATGGGCGGCGATCGCCCGCAGCGCTCGCAGGCCCCGCGCCAGCAGCAGGGCGGCGGTGGCGGCGGTCAGGGTGGCGGCGGTCAGGATTACGCTCCGCGTCGTCAGCAGCCGGCCCAGCAGCAATCGGCACCGCCGATGGACGATTTTGCCGACGATGACATCCCCTTCTGA
- the murD gene encoding UDP-N-acetylmuramoyl-L-alanine--D-glutamate ligase, whose amino-acid sequence MRISQFEGKAVALWGWGREGRAAYRALRALLPTQVLTIFCNAEEARELDALADVALHVETEAGAQALGRFEIVVKSPGISPYRSEVQTANAEHGTQFIGGTALWFAERAGPDGSVPGAICVTGTKGKSTTTALLAHLLRAAGHRTALVGNIGQPLLEVLAPQPLPAYWAIELSSYQTGEVGRSGARPELAVVLNLFPEHLDWHGDEARYVRDKLSLVTEGRPRMALLNAADAHLTQLQLPDSEVRWFNHPDGWHLRGDMVYRGEQAVFDTANVPLPGEHNRRNLCAVLAAVEALGLDAAALAPATLSFRPLPNRLQLLGSVDGISYVNDSISTTPHASLAALACFAQRRVALLVGGHDRGLDWHDFAEHMAQHAPLEIVTMGANGPRIHALLAPLAEAGRFGLHASTDLEHAMRLAREALGEQGGVVLLSPGAPSFGVYSDYVARGRHFAQLAGFDPAAISAIPGLGVQ is encoded by the coding sequence GTGCGAATTTCGCAGTTTGAAGGCAAGGCGGTTGCGTTATGGGGTTGGGGGCGCGAAGGACGCGCGGCGTATCGCGCGCTACGCGCCTTGTTGCCCACGCAAGTGCTGACGATCTTCTGCAATGCCGAAGAAGCGCGCGAGCTCGATGCGCTGGCCGATGTCGCGTTGCATGTAGAAACCGAGGCTGGCGCGCAGGCGCTGGGCCGATTCGAGATCGTGGTGAAGTCGCCCGGCATCAGCCCGTATCGCAGTGAGGTGCAAACCGCCAACGCCGAGCACGGCACGCAGTTCATCGGTGGCACCGCGTTGTGGTTTGCCGAGCGCGCGGGGCCCGACGGCAGCGTGCCTGGCGCTATCTGCGTCACCGGCACCAAGGGCAAGAGCACCACCACCGCGTTGCTAGCGCATCTGTTGCGCGCGGCCGGACATCGCACTGCATTGGTCGGCAATATCGGCCAACCGTTGCTGGAGGTGCTGGCGCCGCAACCGCTGCCAGCGTATTGGGCGATCGAGTTGTCGAGCTATCAAACCGGTGAAGTAGGGCGCAGTGGCGCGCGTCCCGAATTGGCGGTGGTGTTGAACCTGTTTCCCGAGCACCTGGACTGGCATGGCGACGAGGCGCGCTACGTGCGCGACAAGCTGTCGTTGGTCACCGAGGGCCGCCCGCGTATGGCCTTGCTCAATGCTGCCGATGCGCATCTGACGCAGCTTCAGTTGCCGGACAGCGAGGTGCGTTGGTTCAACCATCCCGATGGCTGGCACTTGCGTGGCGATATGGTGTATCGCGGCGAGCAGGCCGTGTTCGATACTGCCAACGTGCCGCTGCCTGGCGAACACAATCGCCGCAATCTGTGCGCGGTGCTGGCGGCGGTGGAAGCGCTGGGCCTTGATGCGGCGGCGCTGGCACCGGCTACGCTGAGCTTTCGCCCATTGCCGAACCGCCTGCAACTGCTGGGCAGCGTGGACGGCATCAGCTACGTCAACGATTCGATCAGCACCACGCCACATGCCTCATTGGCGGCGCTTGCCTGCTTCGCGCAGCGTCGTGTTGCCTTGCTGGTCGGCGGACATGATCGTGGGCTGGACTGGCACGATTTTGCCGAGCACATGGCGCAGCATGCCCCGCTGGAAATCGTCACCATGGGAGCCAACGGGCCGCGCATTCATGCGCTGCTGGCCCCGTTGGCCGAAGCCGGTCGCTTCGGTCTGCATGCCAGCACCGATCTGGAACACGCAATGCGGCTGGCGCGTGAGGCGCTGGGCGAGCAGGGCGGTGTGGTGTTGCTGTCGCCGGGTGCGCCCAGCTTTGGCGTCTACAGCGACTACGTTGCACGCGGCCGACATTTCGCCCAACTGGCCGGGTTCGATCCGGCGGCGATCAGCGCGATTCCCGGTTTGGGCGTGCAGTAG
- the murL gene encoding UDP-N-acetyl-alpha-D-muramoyl-L-alanyl-L-glutamate epimerase — MSAFDKHQMSTFRFVRCALDAQTGVATLVYAFDQGPELVETVAVPGAPFELDGPHAAAVQQALRLLHLIAGVSYFKAAVPPNIQIDDYAIDAQTAALVENVYLHGLGEFAYRNGLNLHGKINFPVAAQPAGAAPVLGLREHALVAIGGGKDSLVSIEVLRHAGVDQTVSWIGGSQLIRACAERTGLPVLTIDRVLAPELFELNRQGAWNGHIPVTAVNSAILVLAALLNGVDQVVFSNERSASYGSQIPGTGEVNHQWSKGWAFEQTFGDYVQRHVAADLRYYSLLRPLSELAVARQFARTDRYDGHFSSCNRNFHIMGERPVHRWCGVCPKCHFVFLALAPFMPKTRLVNIFGRNLLDDAAQAGGYDALLEFQDHKPFECVGEGRESRAAMAMLASRAEWKEDALVKRFVRDIQPQLDRQELQLEPLMAIDGEHRIPSALWERVRANFAV; from the coding sequence ATGAGCGCTTTCGACAAACACCAGATGTCCACCTTCCGTTTCGTGCGTTGCGCACTCGACGCGCAGACCGGCGTGGCGACGCTGGTGTATGCCTTCGATCAAGGGCCGGAGTTGGTCGAGACCGTCGCGGTGCCAGGCGCACCGTTCGAATTGGACGGCCCGCATGCGGCTGCTGTGCAGCAGGCGTTGCGCTTGCTGCATCTCATCGCAGGTGTCAGTTACTTCAAGGCCGCAGTGCCGCCGAACATCCAGATCGACGATTACGCCATCGACGCGCAGACCGCTGCGCTGGTGGAAAACGTCTACCTGCATGGCCTGGGTGAGTTCGCCTATCGCAATGGCTTGAACCTGCACGGCAAGATCAACTTTCCTGTCGCTGCACAGCCGGCTGGCGCTGCACCGGTACTGGGTCTGCGCGAGCATGCGTTGGTCGCGATCGGTGGCGGCAAGGATTCGCTGGTGAGTATCGAAGTCTTGCGTCATGCCGGAGTGGATCAGACCGTCAGCTGGATCGGCGGCTCGCAGCTAATCCGCGCCTGCGCCGAGCGCACCGGTCTACCGGTGCTCACTATCGACCGCGTGCTGGCGCCGGAATTGTTCGAACTCAATCGCCAGGGCGCGTGGAACGGGCATATCCCGGTCACTGCGGTGAACTCGGCCATTCTGGTGTTGGCCGCATTGCTCAATGGCGTGGACCAAGTGGTGTTTTCCAACGAACGTTCGGCCAGTTACGGCAGCCAGATTCCCGGCACCGGCGAGGTCAATCACCAGTGGTCCAAGGGCTGGGCATTCGAGCAGACCTTCGGTGACTACGTGCAGCGGCATGTGGCGGCCGATCTGCGTTATTACTCGTTGCTGCGGCCGTTGTCGGAGCTGGCAGTGGCGCGGCAGTTCGCCAGGACCGATCGCTACGACGGGCATTTTTCCAGCTGCAATCGCAACTTCCACATTATGGGCGAACGCCCGGTGCATCGCTGGTGCGGGGTCTGCCCTAAGTGCCATTTCGTGTTCCTGGCGCTGGCGCCGTTCATGCCGAAGACGCGTTTGGTCAACATCTTCGGCCGCAACCTGCTCGACGATGCGGCGCAAGCCGGCGGCTACGATGCGCTGCTGGAATTCCAGGACCACAAGCCATTCGAATGCGTCGGCGAAGGCCGCGAATCGCGTGCGGCAATGGCGATGCTGGCCAGCCGCGCCGAATGGAAGGAAGACGCGTTGGTGAAGCGCTTTGTCCGCGACATCCAGCCGCAGCTGGACCGGCAGGAGCTACAGCTGGAGCCGTTGATGGCCATCGATGGCGAGCACCGTATTCCATCGGCGCTGTGGGAGCGCGTGCGTGCGAATTTCGCAGTTTGA